One Candidatus Palauibacter soopunensis genomic window, ATATCAAGGCCGATTCGCATGTCCACGCCCTTCTGCTCGAGATCCGGGACGATATCTCTCGCCTCCACGCTTGACTTGGAGCCGGCCTCTAGAGCGTTGGCCGCTGATGACCCGAGCTTCCAGCCTCGAAAGGCAAGCGTACCTCGCCGGACCGCTACGTCAGGTGAGGTCTCGAGTTGCTTGGTGAGCCATCTGCTATGCGTGAACGTTTCCGTTTGGCCGAGGCTGTTTTTTTGCCGGGTAACCGGATGAACTATTGTGGCCCTGCTTGGATCGGCTGTGTAGTAGAAAATCCGGTACAGCCTGTGATCCGTTAGGTCCGGGTGACCCAGGATGCGTTCCACCTCGGCCAGAATGAGTGTTGGCGTTACGTTGGTGACGAGGCCGGGTTTCGTACGGTACTGAAGAACCTTCCGGACGAACTCTCCGTCGAGGAGAACGGCGATATACGGGTCCATGAGTTATATGCAGGTGAGATATAACAGAAAACGGCCCCCGCGACTGCGCGTGGGGTCATGGTTTACGAGGGGTTTGCCCGTGTAAACCCATGCCCACTTTAGATCACGTGACGCGCTCGCGAAGGGCCGTTGATCGGTCCCCGTACTCCCT contains:
- a CDS encoding NYN domain-containing protein, yielding MDPYIAVLLDGEFVRKVLQYRTKPGLVTNVTPTLILAEVERILGHPDLTDHRLYRIFYYTADPSRATIVHPVTRQKNSLGQTETFTHSRWLTKQLETSPDVAVRRGTLAFRGWKLGSSAANALEAGSKSSVEARDIVPDLEQKGVDMRIGLDIASLALKRFVSTIVLVTGDADFIPAMKLARREGLRVLLDHLGRHVNSELRVHADLCI